A part of Aegilops tauschii subsp. strangulata cultivar AL8/78 chromosome 2, Aet v6.0, whole genome shotgun sequence genomic DNA contains:
- the LOC109778417 gene encoding cytochrome c6, chloroplastic: MHQLSLAARPPAPQSQCSRSRTACRCSLKQAPASLAVAARRCAAAPLLAASLLLAAAAASPGIPAGTPPAFAQSQGAALFRKACIGCHDTGGNILQPGATLSMKDLERNGVATEEEIYNITYYGKGRMPGYGEQCTPRGQCTFGPRLPEEDIKMLAAFVKSQAENGWPKIDGDVE; the protein is encoded by the exons ATGCACCAGCTTTCCCTGGCCGCGCGGCCGCCGGCGCCGCAGTCTCAGTGTTCTCGGAGTAGGACGGCGTGCCGCTGTAGCCTGAAGCAGGCGCCTGCCTCTCTCGCCGTGGCCGCAAGACGGTGCGCTGCCGCGCCGCTCTTGGCCGCGtcgctcctcctcgccgccgccgccgcgtctcCTGGCATTCCTGCCGGTACTCCACCAG CGTTTGCCCAATCCCAAGGCGCGGCGCTGTTCCGGAAAGCGTGCATCGGGTGCCACGACACGGGAGGGAACATCCTACAGCCG GGCGCCACCCTCTCCATGAAGGATCTTGAGAG GAACGGAGTTGCCACGGAGGAAGAGATATACAACATCACTTACTACGGGAAGGGAAGGATGCCG GGTTATGGAGAGCAATGCACGCCGAGAGGGCAGTGTACCTTCGGCCCCCGGCTGCCTGAAGAGGATATCAAGATGCTTGCAGCATTTGTCAAATCGCAAGCAGAGAACGGGTGGCCAAAGATCGACGGTGATGTCGAGTGA